Proteins encoded by one window of Cheilinus undulatus linkage group 13, ASM1832078v1, whole genome shotgun sequence:
- the LOC121520465 gene encoding zinc finger protein 569, whose amino-acid sequence MANCLAFQSKLTSIMEMLAKAAVLEISKLWEDGFTLVQVELRRRENEIEALNRKLKLMENERLTVLSQVQTTNPSSSSSKREQQNKLLPPTSEGPVIDSVQTLSSDQSVRETTDTSTNQSTPPPPPASQTEERESEQIRSEQSENDRRDSDEDLIVKLEDEDDVQIVEQVVVSGQSITDGAGHHEMDVNLPPAEVVDEQESQQWSLVAVGDGDAADDSDCFLEPKQLSQNLDSEILLIQNALDIFDNSGETACSDRFGRDCGQSASSKARTPVTFNQAQSVQPVEAINHPERGVSIRINKPHSKNFSAFNPDRRFFLLNDPELHKTISSRPIREKWFICPFCGKSFDRISHLQIHQRIHTGEKPYTCDTCGKSFSQRSNLRTHQRTHKETPVPNAV is encoded by the exons ATGGCGAACTGTTTGGCTTTCCAGAGCAAGCTAACCTCGATCATGGAGATGCTAGCTAAAGCTGCCGTGTTAGAAATTAGCAAACTGTGGGAGGACGGCTTCACTCTCGTCCAGGTCGAGCTTCGAAGGAGAGAGAACGAAATTGAAGCGCTAAACAGGAAATTAAAGTTGATGGAGAACGAGCGTTTAACGGTTCTGTCTCAGGTTCAGACTACAAATCCGTCCTCATCTTCGTCCAAAAGAGAGCAGCAGAACAAGCTGCTGCCTCCTACAAGTGAAG GGCCGGTAATAGATTCAGTCCAGACGTTGTCTTCTGATCAGAGTGTCAGAGAGACAACGGACACTTCCACCAATCAAAGTacacccccaccaccaccagcttcacagacagaggagagagagagcgagcaaATCAGGTCTGAACAGAGTGAGAACGACCGTCGAGACAGTGATGAGGATTTAATTGTCAAGCTTGAAGATGAGGACGACGTGCAGATTGTGGAGCAGGTGGTGGTCTCTGGTCAGAGTATCACTGATGGAGCAGGTCACCATGAGATGGATGTGAACCTCCCACCAGCAGAAGTTGTGGATGAGCAGGAGAGCCAGCAGTGGTCGCTGGTGGCAGTAGGAGACGGAGACGCTGCTGATGACTCAGACTGCTTTTTAGAACCAAAGCAGCTTTCACAAAACCTGGACTCTGAAATCCTGCTCATTCAGAACGCGTTGGACATTTTCGATAACTCAGGAGAGACGGCATGCTCAGACAGGTTTGGGAGAGACTGTGGACAAAGTGCATCAAGTAAAGCAAGGACTCCTGTGACTTTTAACCAAGCTCAATCAGTTCAGCCTGTAGAAGCAATAAATCACCCAGAGAGAGGAGTGTCTATCAGAATCAACAAACCACACTCTAAAAACTTCTCAGCCTTTAACCCTGACCGCAGATTCTTTCTCTTAAACGACCCTGAGCTGCACAAAACTATATCAAGTCGTCCGATCAGGGAGAAATGGTTCATCTGCCCGTTCTGTGGGAAAAGCTTCGACCGAATTAGCCATCTGCAGATTCACCAGCGCATTCACACGGGAGAGAAACCATACACGTGTGACACATGTGGCAAGAGCTTTTCACAGAGGAGCAACCTTCGCACTCACCAGCGGACTCACAAAGAGACTCCGGTCCCAAACGCTGTTTGA